The following proteins come from a genomic window of Noviherbaspirillum sp. L7-7A:
- a CDS encoding tripartite tricarboxylate transporter substrate binding protein BugD — translation MRRPVLKMLALALIGTAVSAHAQEYPTRPITMVVPFAAGGPTDTVGRMIAQSMSTRLKQQVIIENTAGAGGTIAAAKVARAAPDGYTLFLHHIGQSTAPSLYRKLPYNVYDSFEPIGLVTDVPMTLIARKDFPAKDFKEALAYIKANKDKISLANAGVGSASHLCGMLFMNAIDTDLTTVPYKGTAPAMNDLLGGQVDLLCDQTTNTSAYIKSDKVKVYGLTTKTRLPQLPGVPTLNEAGLPGFEVAVWHGLYAPKGTPKPVIDKLSSALQYALADASVKQRFGDLGTEPVAQNRATPEALRSYLKSEVDKWAPIIKKAGVYAD, via the coding sequence ATGAGACGCCCCGTTTTGAAAATGCTGGCCCTGGCCCTGATCGGCACTGCCGTTTCCGCCCATGCGCAGGAATATCCGACCCGGCCAATCACGATGGTGGTGCCGTTTGCCGCCGGCGGCCCGACCGACACCGTGGGCCGCATGATCGCCCAGTCCATGAGCACCCGCTTGAAGCAGCAGGTCATCATCGAAAACACCGCCGGTGCCGGTGGCACGATTGCCGCCGCCAAGGTGGCGCGGGCCGCGCCGGACGGCTATACGCTGTTCCTGCATCATATTGGCCAGTCCACTGCGCCTAGCCTGTACCGCAAGCTTCCCTACAATGTGTACGACAGCTTCGAGCCGATCGGCCTGGTAACCGATGTGCCGATGACCCTGATCGCCCGCAAGGACTTCCCGGCCAAGGACTTCAAGGAAGCGCTCGCCTACATCAAGGCCAACAAGGACAAGATCTCGCTGGCCAATGCCGGCGTCGGCTCGGCTTCGCACCTGTGCGGCATGCTATTCATGAACGCAATCGACACCGACCTGACCACCGTGCCCTACAAGGGCACCGCGCCGGCGATGAACGATCTGCTCGGCGGCCAAGTTGACCTGCTGTGCGACCAGACCACCAATACCAGCGCCTATATCAAGTCCGACAAGGTGAAGGTCTATGGCCTGACCACCAAGACCCGCCTGCCGCAGCTGCCGGGCGTGCCGACCCTGAATGAAGCCGGCCTGCCGGGCTTTGAGGTGGCGGTCTGGCATGGCCTGTATGCACCAAAGGGCACGCCCAAGCCTGTCATCGACAAGCTCAGCAGCGCATTGCAGTACGCGCTGGCCGACGCCTCCGTCAAGCAACGCTTCGGCGACCTCGGCACCGAGCCGGTAGCGCAAAACCGCGCAACGCCCGAGGCGCTGCGCAGCTATCTGAAATCGGAAGTGGATAAATGGGCGCCGATCATCAAGAAAGCCGGCGTCTACGCCGACTGA
- a CDS encoding N-acyl homoserine lactonase family protein: protein MSRATRLWPLLTATHRYDKSISTHGRGMGQMIEAPILAYLIETPNGRILYDVGCDYRKIHEPALRARYYDPATFAFGAPEMQPEQRLPQHLARMGLVPADVDLIFIGHLHFDHAGGLGELRACGCGAEVHVQQAELDAADSGEDSVYFADDFHGHGPFCVQDGEYQVTGGVHAVATPGHTAGHMSMWIELPEGPPVILAGDAADLRENIEDEIAPGGCWRGGYAQAEDSIRKLKALAREQGGVVWPNHDMAFYNSLRRFPAFHE from the coding sequence ATGAGCCGCGCTACCCGCCTGTGGCCGCTGCTGACGGCGACCCATCGCTATGACAAGTCGATCTCCACTCACGGCCGCGGCATGGGCCAGATGATCGAGGCGCCGATCCTGGCCTACCTGATCGAAACGCCGAACGGCCGCATCCTGTACGACGTCGGCTGCGACTACCGTAAGATCCATGAGCCGGCGCTGCGGGCACGGTATTACGATCCAGCCACCTTTGCGTTCGGCGCGCCCGAGATGCAGCCGGAACAGCGCCTGCCGCAGCATCTGGCGCGCATGGGGCTGGTACCGGCCGATGTCGACCTGATCTTCATCGGCCACCTGCACTTCGACCATGCCGGCGGCCTGGGCGAGTTGCGCGCCTGCGGCTGCGGCGCCGAGGTGCATGTGCAGCAGGCCGAGCTCGACGCGGCAGACAGCGGCGAGGACAGCGTCTACTTCGCCGACGACTTCCACGGCCACGGCCCATTCTGCGTACAGGATGGCGAATACCAGGTCACCGGCGGCGTGCACGCCGTTGCCACGCCCGGCCACACCGCCGGCCACATGTCGATGTGGATCGAGCTGCCGGAAGGCCCGCCGGTGATCCTGGCCGGCGACGCCGCCGATCTGCGCGAGAACATCGAGGATGAAATCGCGCCCGGCGGCTGCTGGCGCGGCGGCTACGCCCAGGCCGAGGACAGCATACGCAAGTTGAAGGCCCTGGCCCGTGAACAAGGCGGCGTGGTCTGGCCCAATCACGACATGGCCTTCTACAACAGCCTGCGCCGCTTTCCGGCGTTCCACGAATGA
- a CDS encoding isochorismatase family cysteine hydrolase translates to MHDPLRTALLVIDMQRDFCDPAGYAAQAGLDVARLAAVAGNIARLIDAARNAGTPVIYTREGHLSDLSDCTPAKLLRSRAAGAEIGSRGPLGRLLVRGEAGHDIIDALRPAPGEIVIDKPGYGAFHRTGLETVLQRMGVARLLLCGVTTEVCVHSTLREAVDRGYDCVTIDDACAASNPELQQPALAMIAVEGGILGAVASSAHCVTMLAAREAA, encoded by the coding sequence ATGCATGACCCCCTGCGTACTGCCCTGCTCGTCATCGACATGCAGCGCGACTTCTGCGACCCCGCCGGCTATGCTGCGCAAGCCGGCCTGGACGTGGCCAGGCTGGCCGCGGTGGCCGGCAACATCGCCCGGTTAATCGACGCCGCCCGCAATGCCGGCACGCCGGTGATCTATACCCGCGAAGGCCATCTGTCCGACCTGTCCGACTGCACGCCGGCCAAGCTGCTGCGCAGCCGGGCTGCTGGCGCCGAGATCGGCAGCCGCGGTCCGCTCGGCCGGCTGCTGGTGCGTGGTGAGGCCGGCCACGACATCATCGACGCGCTGCGTCCTGCGCCCGGCGAAATCGTGATCGACAAGCCCGGCTATGGCGCATTCCACCGCACCGGCCTGGAAACCGTGCTGCAGAGGATGGGCGTGGCGCGGCTGCTGCTGTGCGGCGTCACCACCGAGGTCTGCGTGCATTCGACGCTGCGCGAGGCGGTGGACCGGGGCTACGACTGCGTCACCATCGACGACGCCTGCGCCGCCAGCAACCCGGAACTGCAGCAGCCGGCGCTGGCGATGATCGCGGTGGAAGGCGGCATCCTGGGCGCGGTCGCCAGCAGCGCACACTGCGTGACGATGCTGGCGGCGCGGGAGGCCGCATGA
- a CDS encoding DMT family transporter, giving the protein MGAAGCSALPAPAPARLALASLLASGVVWGLSWWPLKHFAAAGLTGNLIGITAYALVGLAALPVLWRERAAWRGEGLLLMQIGLFFGAANIAFTNALMMGEVVRAMLLFYLLPAWGALGGALFLRERLAPRRIAAVLLSLAGVFVILGGGASFQAFSVADAAALAAGLCYTAAGIANRRATCIPVASRTMVSFIGCALVACIGQLLLPAPLPAPGAATWLLLVLFAFVWLLGGTLLTTYGVTHMQASRASVLQVVELLVAVASAMLVGGELLTLKEWTGGAMVVAATLLEAGGDDD; this is encoded by the coding sequence ATGGGCGCCGCAGGCTGTTCCGCACTGCCCGCGCCTGCCCCGGCACGCCTGGCGCTGGCATCCCTGCTGGCGTCCGGCGTGGTGTGGGGACTGTCATGGTGGCCGCTCAAGCATTTCGCCGCGGCCGGCCTGACCGGCAACCTGATCGGCATCACGGCCTATGCGCTGGTCGGGCTGGCCGCGCTGCCGGTGCTTTGGCGCGAGCGGGCGGCCTGGCGCGGCGAGGGACTGCTGCTGATGCAGATCGGCCTGTTTTTCGGCGCCGCCAATATCGCCTTCACCAATGCGCTGATGATGGGTGAAGTTGTGCGCGCCATGCTGCTGTTCTACCTGCTGCCGGCCTGGGGCGCGCTCGGCGGCGCGCTGTTCCTGCGCGAGCGCCTGGCGCCGCGGCGGATCGCCGCGGTACTGCTGTCGCTGGCCGGCGTGTTCGTGATCCTGGGCGGCGGCGCCTCGTTCCAGGCCTTCTCGGTTGCGGATGCGGCGGCGCTGGCGGCGGGCCTGTGCTACACCGCGGCCGGCATCGCCAACCGCCGCGCCACTTGCATCCCGGTGGCCAGCCGCACCATGGTGAGCTTTATCGGCTGTGCGCTGGTGGCCTGCATCGGCCAGCTGCTGCTGCCGGCGCCGCTCCCCGCGCCGGGCGCGGCAACCTGGCTGCTGCTGGTGCTGTTCGCCTTTGTCTGGCTGCTCGGCGGCACCCTGCTCACCACCTATGGCGTGACCCATATGCAGGCCAGCCGCGCCTCGGTGCTGCAGGTGGTGGAGCTGCTGGTGGCGGTGGCCTCGGCCATGCTGGTCGGCGGCGAACTGCTGACATTGAAAGAATGGACAGGCGGCGCCATGGTGGTGGCCGCCACGCTGCTGGAAGCCGGCGGCGACGATGATTGA
- a CDS encoding fatty acid desaturase, with product MLSRTFRYEDGVAPNMGALAFVLLGFPLGVWLLTRPGWLAMVGMPLVTLALIWSAYFIHEFAHYAIFRTPRANERWGTLMSWINGSCYATFADMRKKHMRHHVERADVITFDVHGFLRGLPAWLRGMVLALEWAYVPAVEFIMRGFVMALPFTARGRGRSRLRIVAIFALRAAAMAALAWISVKALLLYALCYLVFVTVLRFADCFQHTYDAYPILDDTPVPTDKVRDRVYEQANTYSDIVSIDSRWLNLVWLNFGFHNAHHERPTMPWHQLPAGHRKLYGEQHAQVVTVRELMKSFHRHRVTRVLSPDYGSVRPHGVPGRADDFVGAVGVSFLTAV from the coding sequence ATGCTCTCACGCACTTTCCGCTACGAGGACGGCGTCGCGCCCAATATGGGGGCGCTGGCCTTCGTGCTGCTGGGCTTTCCGCTTGGCGTCTGGCTGCTGACCCGGCCCGGCTGGCTGGCTATGGTCGGCATGCCGCTGGTCACGCTGGCGCTGATCTGGTCGGCCTACTTCATCCACGAGTTCGCCCACTATGCGATCTTCAGGACGCCGCGCGCCAACGAGCGCTGGGGCACGCTGATGAGCTGGATCAACGGCAGTTGCTATGCCACTTTCGCCGACATGCGCAAGAAGCACATGCGCCACCACGTGGAGCGGGCCGACGTGATCACTTTTGACGTGCACGGTTTCCTGCGCGGCTTGCCGGCCTGGCTGCGCGGCATGGTGCTAGCGCTGGAATGGGCGTATGTGCCGGCGGTGGAATTCATCATGCGCGGCTTCGTAATGGCCCTGCCGTTCACGGCCAGGGGGCGCGGCCGGTCGCGCCTGCGCATCGTCGCGATCTTCGCGCTGCGCGCGGCCGCCATGGCGGCGCTGGCGTGGATATCGGTCAAGGCGCTGCTGCTGTATGCGCTGTGCTACCTGGTCTTCGTCACGGTGCTGCGCTTTGCCGACTGCTTCCAGCATACCTACGATGCCTACCCGATCCTGGACGACACGCCAGTGCCAACCGACAAGGTGCGCGACCGTGTCTATGAGCAGGCCAATACCTACAGCGACATCGTCAGTATCGACAGCCGCTGGCTCAACCTGGTCTGGCTCAACTTCGGCTTCCACAATGCCCACCATGAGCGGCCCACCATGCCCTGGCACCAGCTGCCGGCCGGGCATCGCAAGCTGTATGGCGAGCAGCATGCTCAGGTGGTCACCGTGCGCGAGTTGATGAAGAGCTTCCACCGACACCGGGTGACCCGGGTGCTGTCGCCGGACTATGGCAGCGTGCGGCCGCATGGCGTGCCGGGCCGGGCCGACGACTTCGTCGGCGCGGTCGGCGTGTCTTTCCTGACGGCGGTGTGA